The Molothrus aeneus isolate 106 chromosome 23, BPBGC_Maene_1.0, whole genome shotgun sequence nucleotide sequence gaagaggagggagccCTAGAGtgggacagtgacagcagcGAGCTGGGAGCCAGCCCAGGTGAGGGACACAGAAACTCAGGAATattttgggaatgctgggctGAGCTTTGGGGTTCTCACCTGGTAGCCAGCCCAGGTGAGGGGCACCaaatattttgggaatattttgggaaggctggagcagctcccacagggcTGAGTTTTGGGGTTATCACCTGGGAGCCAGCCCAGGTGAGGGACACAAAAActcagggatattttgggaaggctggagcagctcccacagggctgagctttggggttttcctggtttttgggCAGAAATCCCAGAGGATTTGGGGTGTGGTGCTGCTCAAAACCCCTCAGATTTGGGGTGTGGCGTTGCTCAGAGCCttgaggaagaagagggagccctggggtgggccagggccagcagtgAGCTGGGAGCCACTGGTGAGGGACACAAGGGACACAAAAACCCAGGTGAGGGACACAGAAACTCAGGGATATTTGGGaatgctggagcagcccccaCAGGGctgagttttgggttttttcctgcttttttttgcaggaatcccagaggagctgcaggggctgcccccACAGGGCtgagttttgggatttttcctgtttttttttttaggaatcccagaggagctgcaggggctgccccgctgggagctgcaggcccTCAGgactcagctcctgctggagctgctgtgggtcCAACAGGCCATTGCCAGCAGGAAACACgtgagggacagggctggggacctGGGGGTCTGGGGTGGGGAGTGGagggaatggaaaaggaaatatgGAGGAATATGAAGGAAAATAGAAAGGAGAtatcaaagaaaatataaaggaaatatcaaagaaaatataaaggaaaatataaaaaaaataagaaatatcaaggcaaatattaaaaaacataaaggaatatcaaagaaaatagaaaggaaatatcaaagaaaatagaaaggaaaatatatataaaaataaagaaatatcaaggaaaatatgaaaaaatataaaggaatataaaagaaaatagaaaggaaatatcaaagaaaatgaaaatagaaagaaaatataaagcaaTGTCAAAGACaatagaaaaggaaatagaaaatataaaagaaaatagaaagaaaatagaaaatataaggAAATATCAAAGACaatagaaaaggaaatagaaaagaaaatataaaagaaaatagaaagaaaatagaaaatataaggAAATATCAAAGACaatagaaaaggaaatagaaaatataaagggatataaaggaaaatgtaaataaatagaTAGGAAATACGAAGCAGTGTAAAGGCAGTGCACAGcaggctgtgtgtccctgcagttcctgctgctgaagCAGAAGCTGGGGGttcctgcccatcccagcagcattcCCGAGTTCCTGGCCTGCTGTGGAgaagccctggagctgcagcagcagcagcagcagcagccctgatggcacagggacagctggggatgTCTCACTCCAGAGAAATGGAACAAAATCCTGCTGGGGACGTGTGGTGTGAGCAggactgagcagcagcagccgtgGGGAGTGTCCTGGAGGGATCCACCCCTGCCAGGAGatccctgctgtggctgagctggaggATCCAGGTGGGACACGAGGATTGGCACTCCCAGCAGGTgctgtggaggagctggagctgcaggaaggagctctTCCCACAGAACTGTGGGGATTCCGTGGGGGAatctgggtttggggtggctcTGCACTATCCTGGGTGTcccaggggatttttgggagtgctgagtggggagggagagccagcCCCTGATCCTTGGGATGAGGCTCATTCCTGCCTGGGAATTCTCTcctgggcagaggcaggaaagcaCCTGGTGCTTTGGGAATTCCTTCAGCTCAGGGACATCCCAGGTCCATCAGAAAGGGACCTCCAGGGACATCCCAGGTCCCTCACAAAGGGACATCCAGGGACATCCCAGATCCCTGACAAAGGGACATCCAAGGACATCCCAAGTCCCTCAGAAAGGAACATAGAGGGGACATCCCAGGTCCCTCACAAAGGGACATCCAGGGACATCCCAGATCCATCAGAAAGGGACATCCAGGGACATCCCAGGTCCCTCACAAAGGGACATAGAGGGGACATCCCAGGTCCCTCACAAAGGGACATCCAGGgacatcccagctccctcagggactttCCCCAtggtgctgtgctcccctgcCCTGACCCCACTGCAGATGTGGATCCTTCTGCTCTGGaattctgaaattctttttattttttgggaataaaaaaaatcttttcctgatGCTGAAGCTGTTCCTGCCTGGCTCGCTGGTGTGTCCACGGGTGAGGGGAGGTggccaggacaggacaggacctTTGGGACTTCCCAAACtgtgacagggaggtgacaggaCCTGGGCAGGGGGGGGACACAAGCTGCTGATCCAGAAATCCTGGTGGGAACGTGCCAGGATCAGATCCTGGGGGACAAATCCTGCAGGATCAGAGATCCCtgtgcttcctgctgctctgggggtgtTGGATGTGGCCAcaacttctgctgctgcctctgcatccatgggagctgggctgggctcagcagggagggtttggggtgggcaggaggatgcacaggagggtttggggtgctcaggAGAGTTTGGGGTGatcaggagggtttggggtgctcaggAGAGTTTGGGGTGGGCAGGAGGATgcacaggagggtttggggtgctcaggAGAGTTTGGGATTGCCAGAAGGGTTTGGTTTGGGCTTGGCAGAAGGGTTTGGGCTCAGTGAGGGGCTGCTTGGAAGGGTTTAGGGTGGCTGGAAGGATTTGGGCTCAGTGAGGGGCTGGTTgaaggttttggggtgctcaggagggtttggggtggccAGAAGGGTTTGGTTTGGGCTTTGCAGAGGAGTTTGGGCTCAGTGAGGGGCTGGTTGAAGGGTTTAGGGGTGCTCAGAAGGGTTTGGGCTAATCAAAAAATCCATCAGTGCCAGGAGGTCACACTGGATAATTTATTAACCCTTTCTTACCCCCCTTCAGTGCTGGACAAGACACGGTGGCCTTTGGTCACTGTGGCCTTCAAAAAGCCACCAAAATCCCCTCAAGGCACAaacctggctgctgtccctgcagtgggGCCACCCTGGGGGTGCAGCCcatgggttttgtttgggatCCATCCCAAAACCCCTtcccaggtggggctgggccaggagcGCCCCCAGGCCCGGGCAGGACCCTGggtcagcctctgctgctgcctcaggccCCAGCCAGGCAGAGGGACACCCCCAGCATGGTGAGCAGCAttcctgccacagctcctggaaGGAACAAATCCAGAATCAGTGAAtggggaaaaactgggaatCTGCCCCAAACaaccacctccagctcctgcagtttGAAATTCCCcaatttcctgctttttcctgaCCACCTGAGCAGGGCACGTTGGCTTTTGGGCCACTCTTTTTCCATGGTGGGCATTTTACTCATGGTTAAACATCTCCTGAGGGAAATTTAAATCCTTTTAGCTTTAAACAGCCAATTCTGACTTTAAATTCACCAGTCCTGCCCAAAAATCTGTTTcaattccctttcccttttcaatgggaaaaaaaaaatcccattttccattCCCATTTCAATTCCCTgcagccaaagctgctctgaCCCAGTTCAAGCCTTGTGGGGTATTTGGTGTCCTCAGATTagattataaattaaattatacatTAAAATCAAATCCCCcacattaaaaatcaaattcccACATTACAAATCAAATAATCTCAATCCAATAAAAGCTGATTTCTTGAGGAAATGCTGGAAGTGGGACTCACTTTTCCCCCCAATGtcctctcccaggattttcccagtCACCAAGGTCACAACCAAAGCCAGGGAGTTGCAGAGTGGCACTGCCACGGACAGGTCTGAAATGCAAGATCCAGATGGagaaatttgatttatttgggATTATTCCAAGGCAGCTGTTTGGCTGAATCACTGACCCATAAAATCCCatcaaaccaccccaaaacaagcagcaggagctgaccTGTGGAGGCCAAGGTGAGGTAGAAGAGCAGAGATCCAGCCTGGTTGAGCAGGAAGGGCACCAGGTACTGCAGGAGAACACGGAGCTGCCTGAGGGTCCCACCTGGCACTCACTGCTCCAAACTGGTTCCAGTTTCAATGCTGGGCTCAGTCTTGGAGGTTTTTCCCAACCCCGGTGATGCCAggattccccaaatcccagagggAAGCACTGAAGGGCTCTGGTTTTGGTTTCTCTGGTTTCCCTCCCCTGCAGGTGGTGctgggaggagggcaggaggcCATGGATGTGACCACAACCTCCACCAGGATTGGCAAATTCGAGGCCAGGTTGGTCCTTCTCCCTGTGGCAGGGAAAATCCTCACCCAGAGCACCCCAGGGAttgctcttccctttcctttgggaacttggcagtgctggagaaaCCCttgagctctttttttttttgttttttcttttgtttttgaggattctgtggttttgtcagtgccagtgccagcccagggtCGGGGGGATTGGCCAGGACACCTGGGAGAGGTGGGAATTCTGCAGGAATAACCCCCTGAGGATGGGGAATTGTGGATACTGGACTTTCAGCAAGGATACTAAACTTTCAGCAAAGTTTACTTTTTCTCTTGATGTCCTGGTTCTTGTTACTGTTACCTTATGATTCAGATAAGGCAGTCCACAAATACCTTGAACTAACAGAGCTATTTTACACTATTATGTGAGTTAGTTCCacaaataaaagtatttaaCAGCACATAGTTTCTACTTTAATAGCATGAGAAGGTCTAAGCTATATTTATCACATCATTATTTATATAAACTACACAGTGCATACAAAAACtgattatataatatttatattatattataacaTTACCTTACATATAATTactttatattaattatattatatattatattaacatataataattacattatatatt carries:
- the TMEM234 gene encoding transmembrane protein 234, with protein sequence MATAGQALALALVAALWGGTGPFLRAAAAGMEELQGRGRLRQLLAELRFLSLNCQYLVPFLLNQAGSLLFYLTLASTDLSVAVPLCNSLALVVTLVTGKILGEDIGGKRAVAGMLLTMLGVSLCLAGA